A single Apostichopus japonicus isolate 1M-3 chromosome 11, ASM3797524v1, whole genome shotgun sequence DNA region contains:
- the LOC139975739 gene encoding uncharacterized protein, with amino-acid sequence MSAIALFSIISIIIDHSVGQTITIEPSGEIRLHEGDQLELGCVVRDPLYTSIEWFFEKKRLSVNLESSDSKYSVALVSTQETGLRKYVLSTNVTKEDDGTFKCKPFREGSSSPRTVQKVRVVVSYIPAPIYPLCSYEVATHNLECSSEIGKPLKNLTWNQYVTEIQSTNHPDGRFNHTQIVHLIDVPLPLTTNDSLVCSFADEDTRNCSIKYGDVYNSIPPPLINPDVNFTFSVSIDEKLSVNCTSTNLLNGSNLILDYETFPDKITVNYVKKDKMFIFTDLPASIQSIRCYCTLKWGKLQSLKSDALTIEVIQPSDKEISTTPELTTFVQPSKVTNTKTSMVSTNTNVTELSRNVHNQSSTISPASHQTFLPSLSARSPVLSSDPAIPTEMVSTTPNTPQVIDANQTLASLFTTLKPRTTSKVTTAPLYSTTSSTAKRTSEEGAMHPELSTAVTPTVNHRKTSNKTPAFIVSINPATTLQMTEEQTNKINTKANTKATVGSHLSSESASFLSTTTVTSRAPPSTSLNTQSLTTSFLPSSGEDTTTFSSSSSVVTIPVSSTRVTNTLEPTDKQSTSFPDATSTPPRPTSRKDTTTFSSSSAVVTLPVSSTRVPNTLEPTDKQSTRFPDTTSTPPRSSSRKDTTTFSSSTSSSVVTLPVSSTRITNTLEPTDKQSTRFSDATSTERPKEGKNDNDSHIHKKETKYLLIFLVIATIVTVPALIVLFIYVRRRCTEEGQYRVVTKMIWVNNGTSTIGLKELHI; translated from the coding sequence ATGTCAGCTATAgcattattttcaattatttccaTTATAATTGATCACTCCGTTGGGCAGACAATCACGATTGAACCCTCGGGGGAGATTCGGCTTCACGAAGGAGACCAGCTGGAGCTAGGGTGTGTTGTACGGGACCCGCTGTACACCAGCATTGAATGGTTCTTTGAAAAAAAGAGATTGTCTGTTAATTTGGAATCCTCCGATTCGAAATATTCAGTGGCACTGGTTTCCACACAAGAAACTGGATTAAGAAAATATGTATTGTCCACAAATGTTACCAAAGAAGATGATGGGACTTTTAAGTGCAAACCATTCAGGGAGGGCTCAAGTAGTCCCAGAACTGTTCAGAAGGTACGGGTAGTTGTGTCTTATATACCTGCTCCGATATACCCACTATGCTCGTATGAGGTAGCCACTCACAACTTGGAATGCAGCAGTGAAATTGGCAAACCGCTGAAAAACTTAACATGGAACCAATATGTTACAGAGATCCAGTCGACTAATCACCCTGACGGTAGATTTAACCATACGCAGATCGTTCATCTGATTGACGTACCTCTACCTCTTACTACAAACGATTCACTTGTTTGCTCCTTCGCCGACGAAGATACCAGAAACTGTTCCATTAAATATGGCGACGTGTACAATAGCATCCCTCCTCCTCTTATAAATCCTGACGTTAACTTTACATTTTCAGTGTCGATTGATGAGAAACTTTCGGTTAATTGCACCTCAACAAATCTTTTGAACGGTAGTAACCTTATTTTGGATTATGAAACCTTTCCAGATAAAATTACAGTTAACTATGTCAAAAAAGACAAGATGTTTATTTTTACTGACTTACCAGCATCAATCCAGTCGATTAGATGTTATTGTACGCTCAAGTGGGGAAAGCTTCAAAGTTTAAAATCGGACGCCCTCACCATCGAAGTGATACAACCTTCTGATAAGGAAATTTCCACAACACCTGAATTGACAACCTTCGTCCAACCATCAAAAGtaacaaatacaaaaacttCGATGGTGTCAACTAACACAAATGTCACAGAACTTAGCAGAAATGTTCATAATCAGAGTAGCACTATTTCACCTGCGTCGCATCAAACTTTCCTTCCGTCGTTATCCGCTAGGTCACCTGTGCTGTCAAGTGATCCAGCAATTCCAACAGAAATGGTCTCGACAACACCAAATACACCTCAAGTGATTGATGCCAACCAGACATTGGCTTCATTGTTTACTACTTTGAAACCACGAACCACGTCTAAGGTAACAACGGCACCTTTGTATTCAACCACGTCTTCGACAGCAAAACGTACCTCTGAAGAAGGAGCAATGCACCCAGAACTGAGCACAGCAGTAACTCCAACAGTAAACCATagaaaaacatcaaataaaacCCCTGCATTTATCGTTTCAATAAACCCAGCGACAACGCTACAAATGACCGAAGAACAAaccaacaaaataaatacaaaggCAAACACAAAGGCAACCGTAGGTTCACATTTGTCGTCCGAATCAGCATCTTTCCTATCGACCACCACAGTAACTAGCAGAGCTCCGCCTTCGACCTCGCTGAATACACAGTCCCTGACAACGTCTTTTCTGCCATCGTCAGGGGAAGATACAACCAccttctcttcttcttcatcgGTGGTAACAATTCCAGTAAGCAGCACCCGGGTAACAAACACACTAGAGCCCACTGACAAACAATCAACGAGCTTTCCTGATGCAACTTCAACGCCACCCCGTCCAACGTCAAGGAAAGATACAACCACcttctcttcttcttcagcGGTGGTAACACTTCCAGTAAGCAGCACCCGGGTACCAAACACATTAGAGCCCACTGACAAACAATCAACGCGCTTCCCTGATACAACTTCAACGCCACCTCGTTCATCGTCAAGGAAAGATACAACCACCTTCTCTTCTTCTACTTCTTCATCGGTGGTAACACTTCCAGTAAGCAGCACTCGGATAACAAACACACTAGAGCCCACCGACAAACAATCAACGCGCTTTTCAGATGCAACTTCAACTGAAAGACCAAAAGAAGGCAAAAACGACAATGATTCTCACATACACAAGAAGGAAACCAAGTACCTTCTAATCTTTTTAGTAATAGCCACAATAGTCACTGTTCCAGCATTAATAGTGCTGTTTATCTACGTTAGACGGAGATGTACCGAAGAAGGGCAATATAGAGTAGTTACCAAAATGATTTGGGTGAACAATGGGACATCAACGATTGGTTTAAAGGAATtacatatttaa